In the genome of Megalops cyprinoides isolate fMegCyp1 chromosome 7, fMegCyp1.pri, whole genome shotgun sequence, one region contains:
- the abhd14b gene encoding protein ABHD14B, with protein MSAVKMTEGRVSLDCGGEPLFYRQAEPADRAARLSVLLLHGIRFSSENWLKIGTLETLAKASCRAVAIDLPGLGNSKGAVAPAAVGELAPGDFLKQVLEALKLSPAVVISPSLSGMYSLPLLFQHGSLVRAYIPVAPICTEKFTAEQYRSVQTPALIVYGDQDTQLGEVSLNNLKNLANHKVVVMKGAGHPCYLDNPEEWHRAVLDFMETL; from the exons ATGTCAGCAGTGAAGATGACGGAGGGGCGTGTTTCGCTGGATTGCGGGGGTGAGCCACTGTTTTACCGGCAGGCGGAGCCCGCAGACCGCGCAGCGAGGctgtctgtcctgctgctgCACGGCATTCGCTTCTCCTCCGAGAACTGGCTCAAGATTGGCACTCTTGAAACGCTCGCCAAGGCCTCCTGCCGCGCCGTCGCTATCGATTTGCCAG GTCTGGGAAATTCCAAGGGGGCAGTGGCCCCTGCCGCGGTTGGGGAGCTTGCCCCTGGAGACTTCCTGAAGCAGGTGCTGGAAGCACTTAAGCTGAGCCCTGCGGTGGTGATCAGCCCCTCCCTGAGCGGCATGTACTCCCTGCCGTTGCTGTTTCAGCATGGATCCCTGGTCAGGGCCTACATCCCAGTTGCTCCCATCTGCACTGAAAAGTTCACGGCTGAACAGTACAGGAGTGTTCAG ACTCCTGCTTTGATTGTCTATGGAGACCAGGATACACAACTGGGAGAAGTGTCCCTGAACAACCTGAAGAATCTGGCCAATCACAAAGTAGTGGTGATGAAAGGGGCGGGACACCCCTGTTACCTGGATAACCCTGAGGAGTGGCACAGGGCAGTGCTCGATTTCATGGAGACTTTGTGA
- the mst1 gene encoding hepatocyte growth factor-like protein produces MALRKTNQFSTKSFLLCAALVFCGQVATGYRSPLNDFQRSEGRELVPKSWNMDRMQLLPGLTLEECAKRCSQSLECRAFNYETRPSVTCKHLPWVRDENNAEVKRNVNCDLYEKKDYVRRCIVEDGKSYRGKVSQTESGRTCQQWWSKFPHDHRWTPSSTNGLELNYCRNPDGDRIGPWCYTTDPERRYETCNIPRCEDEVCITCNGEDYRGQVDHTETGLECQRWDQQYPHQHIYQPEKYPDKSLDDNYCRNPDASPVPWCYTTDPNVERQNCKISKCAKAPQKRSRSSYTTNCFRGRGEDYRGKINETTSGIPCQHWDKQEPHQHPFFPQTYECKGLEENYCRNPDGSEAPWCFTSVPEMRTALCLQIKRCADDIEAEDCYHENGKNYRGTVRKTRKGIICQKWSVNTPHKTKINPTTYPNANLTENYCRNPDADQHGPWCYTTDPKTEFDYCAIKQCAGEKISIIETDEKPVFNECGKREDRLSSSRLRIVGGAPGNSPWTVSLRDRKGNHFCGGSLVTVKWVISTKQCFSSCYVDLTGYTAMMGTLYRNPRPGEPDRQTIALNKIVCGPSESHLVMLQLETPAVLNERVSQICLPPERYIVPEGTTCEIAGWGETKGTGDETVLNIAQMPVLSNKECNKYFRGRVKENEMCTSSFQGGVGACERDYGGPLACQNSDCWVLEGVIIPMRRCGHPGQPNIFIRVSVYVDWIKKVMELA; encoded by the exons ATGGCACTGCGTAAAACTAATCAGTTCAGCACGAAATCGTTCTTACTTTGCGCTGCACTAGTGTTCTGCGGACAAGTGGCTACAG GATATAGGAGCCCCTTAAATGATTTTCAGCGTTCTGAGGGTCGTGAGCTGGTGCCTAAGTCATGGAACATGGACCGCATGCAGCTACTGCCAGGGCTGACCCTGGAGGAGTGCGCTAAGCGCTGCTCGCAGTCCCTGGAATGCAG AGCTTTTAATTACGAAACGCGCCCGTCCGTCACATGCAAGCACCTGCCGTGGGTGAGGGACGAGAACAATGCAGAGGTGAAGAGGAACGTTAACTGTGATCTGTACGAGAAGAAAG ACTATGTGCGGCGCTGCATTGTGGAAGACGGCAAAAGCTATCGGGGTAAAGTGTCCCAGACGGAGAGTGGGCGCACCTGCCAGCAGTGGTGGTCCAAGTTCCCCCATGACCACAG ATGGACTCCTTCATCCACAAATGGTCTGGAGTTGAACTACTGCCGTAACCCAGATGGAGATCGCATCGGGCCCTGGTGCTACACCACAGACCCTGAGCGGCGCTATGAGACCTGCAACATCCCTCGCTGTGAAGATG AGGTCTGTATAACGTGTAATGGAGAGGACTACAGGGGCCAGGTggaccacacagagacaggcctGGAATGCCAACGCTGGGACCAGCAGTATCCCCATCAGCACATCTACCAGCCAGAGAA ATACCCAGACAAGAGTTTGGATGACAACTACTGCCGAAACCCTGACGCCTCCCCGGTCCCCTGGTGCTACACTACAGACCCCAATGTGGAGCGACAGAACTGCAAGATCAGCAAATGCG CAAAGGCTCCACAGAAGCGGTCTCGCTCCAGCTACACCACAAACTGTTTTCGCGGCCGCGGAGAGGATTACCGTGGTAAAATCAATGAGACGACCTCTGGCATCCCCTGCCAGCACTGGGATAAGCAGGAACCTCATCAGCACCCCTTCTTCCCACAGACCTATGAGTGCAA GGGTCTGGAGGAGAATTATTGCCGGAACCCCGACGGGTCAGAAGCTCCGTGGTGCTTCACGTCCGTCCCGGAAATGAGGACCGCACTGTGCCTGCAGATCAAGCGCTGTGCTGATGACATTGAGGCCGAAG ATTGCTATcatgaaaatggtaaaaactACCGTGGTACAGTTCGCAAGACCCGCAAGGGAATCATCTGCCAGAAATGGAGCGTCAACACACCTCACAAAACCAA GATAAACCCCACGACCTACCCCAATGCCAACCTAACAGAAAACTACTGCCGCAATCCTGATGCCGACCAGCATGGGCCCTGGTGCTACACCACTGACCCCAAGACGGAGTTTGACTATTGTGCCATTAAACAGTGTG CTGGGGAAAAGATCTCCATCATTGAAACTGATG AGAAGCCAGTGTTTAACGAGTGTGGGAAGAGAGAAGATCGTCTGAGCAGCTCCAGGCTCCGTATCGTGGGAGGAGCTCCAGGAAACTCCCCCTGGACCGTCAGTCTCAGAGACCG GAAAGGAAATCATTTCTGCGGGGGTTCACTGGTTACTGTCAAGTGGGTGATCAGCACCAAACAGTGTTTCTCTTCCTG TTATGTGGACCTGACTGGGTACACAGCCATGATGGGCACCCTCTACAGAAACCCACGGCCTGGGGAACCCGACCGCCAGACCATCGCGCTCAATAAAATCGTCTGCGGACCCTCCGAGTCCCACTTGGtcatgctgcagctggagac CCCTGCGGTGCTCAATGAGCGTGTGTCTCAGATCTGCCTGCCACCAGAGCGTTACATTGTCCCTGAGGGCACCACTTGCGAGATAGCCGGCTGGGGCGAGACTAAAG GAACCGGAGATGAGACAGTGCTAAACATTGCCCAAATGCCTGTCCTCAGCAACAAGGAGTGTAACAAGTACTTCCGGGGTCGTGTGAAGGAGAACGAGATGTGCACCTCCTCTTTCCAAGGTGGAGTTGGTGCCTGTGAG AGGGATTATGGGGGACCGTTGGCCTGTCAGAACAGTGACTGCTGGGTGCTGGAGGGCGTCATCATTCCCATGCGCCGCTGTGGTCACCCAGGGCAGCCAAACATCTTCATCCGTGTGTCTGTCTACGTGGACTGGATCAAGAAAGTTATGGAGCTGGCCTAG